A stretch of the Lolium perenne isolate Kyuss_39 chromosome 3, Kyuss_2.0, whole genome shotgun sequence genome encodes the following:
- the LOC139838547 gene encoding uncharacterized protein, translating into MLLLPAVAARSPSLRAHPPRRSAHEEPHGYAPVLVVVLLSAGPPNGTASVCVAEFCPCFLLLGRLVQHCDPHWKCGPCLYFHMLLDPTVEGPLFGSFSCLTGAHSGVVVVPKGGAAIPRSS; encoded by the exons ATGCTCCTTCTGCCGGCGGTGGCCGCCAGATCCCCGTCCTTGCGTGCTCATCCACCTCGCCGCTCCGCCCACGAAGAACCGCACG GTTACGCTCCTGTTCTTGTCGTGGTGCTGCTGTCCGCCGGACCTCCTAATGGCACTGCCAGCGTCTGTGTTGCTGAGTTTTGCCCCTGTTTTCTTCTACTAGGACGACTCGTACAGCACTGCGACCCCCACTGGAAG TGTGGCCCATGCTTATATTTTCATATGCTGCTGGACCCAACAGTTGAAGGACCCCTCTTTGGTTCTTTTTCTT GTTTAACTGGAGCACATTCtggtgttgtggttgtgcccaaaGGTGGTGCTGCTATTCCCCGGAGCTCCTGA
- the LOC127343473 gene encoding UDP-glycosyltransferase 1-like — IELLIKSEDVSVKHRHECLQFGPSRPPGLSTPPIYCIGPLIKSEEVGVKRGDECLAWLDTQPKASVVFLCFGSLGRFSAKQTREVAAGLEASGRRFLWVVRSPPSEKDSAKTKFEKPAEPDFDALLPKGFLDRTKGRGLVVKSWAPQRDVLAHDAVGCFVTHCGWNSVLESIMAGVPMLAWPLYAEQKMNVVFLEQEMRLAVAMKGYDKELVEAKEVAAKVRWVMDSEGGRVLRERTLAAMRQANDALREGGESEATLAGLVDAWVHA; from the coding sequence ATCGAGCTGCTGATCAAGTCGGAGGACGTGAGCGTGAAGCACCGCCACGAGTGCCTCCAATTTGGGCCAAGCAGACCACCCGGTCTCTCGACGCCTCCAATCTACTGCATCGGGCCGCTGATCAAATCGGAGGAGGTGGGCGTGAAGCGCGGCGACGAGTGCCTTGCGTGGTTGGACACGCAGCCCAAAGCAAGCGTGGTGTTCCTCTGCTTCGGCAGCCTCGGACGTTTCAGCGCCAAGCAGACCAGGGAGGTGGCGGCCGGGCTGGAGGCAAGCGGCCGGAGGTTCCTGTGGGTCGTGCGGAGCCCGCCCAGCGAGAAAGACTCGGCGAAGACCAAGTTCGAGAAGCCAGCGGAGCCGGACTTCGACGCGCTCCTCCCCAAGGGTTTCCTGGACCGGACCAAGGGCAGGGGGCTCGTCGTCAAGTCGTGGGCGCCGCAGCGCGACGTGCTGGCGCACGACGCGGTGGGATGCTTCGTGACACACTGCGGCTGGAACTCGGTGCTCGAGTCGATCATGGCGGGCGTGCCAATGCTGGCGTGGCCGCTCTACGCGGAGCAGAAGAtgaacgtggtgttcttggagcagGAGATGAGGCTGGCCGTCGCGATGAAAGGGTACGACAAGGAGCTCGTGGAGGCCAAGGAGGTTGCCGCGAAGGTCAGGTGGGTGATGGACTCGGAGGGCGGGAGGGTGCTCCGGGAGCGCACTCTGGCGGCGATGCGGCAGGCCAACGACGCTCTGCGCGAGGGAGGGGAGTCAGAGGCAACGTTGGCGGGCCTGGTGGATGCATGGGTTCATGCTTGA